aatccccgagctgacaaggtaaaaatctgttgttctgcccctgaacaaggcagttaacccactgttcctaggcagtcattgtaaataagaatttgttcttaactgacttgcctggttaaatagaggtaaaaaataaaacattgtttTGATTCATTGTGCTAAGGGAAAAGGTGTTATGAGTAGAGCATATTACGTTATTGGATGTTGCGAATCCCTTAACATGTTACTTGCCAAATGTATCCCGTTAGCTATAATGACCCCCCCCGAAACGTGTTTTTACCACAGGAACTGCGGTGAGAGGCGCATGAATGCGTTTGAGTGCGTGCGGCGGGTCTACCAGACGGAGGGCTGGCGGGGCTTCTATCGGGGTATGTCTGCCTCGTATGCCGGCATCTCCGAGACGGTCATCCATTTTGTCATCTATGAGAGCATCAAGCGCAAGCTGATGGAGTCCAGGGCCCAGGCCAGCATGGATCAGGACGAGGACGAGTCGGTGAGGGATGCTTCAGACTTTGTGGGCATGATGCTGGCCGCCGCCACCTCCAAGACCTGTGCCACCTCTATCGCCTACCCCCACGGTATGCATGATGTATCACCCTTATGGTTGTTGGTTGATATGATATTGGTATCGCcaatgatatatatttttaaactgaaTCAGGGTTAATAAGTCtcttctcccccttttctctcctctcccccctccccttttctctcccctctctcctgtcctcccccttttctctcctctccccctccccttttctctctcctgtcctcccccttttctctcccctctctcctgtcctcccccttttctctcccctctctcctgtcctcccccttttctctcccctctctcctgtcctcccccttttctctcccctctctcctgtcctcccccttttctctcccctctctcctgtcctcccccttttctctcccctctctcctgtcctcccccttttctctcccctctctcctgtcctcccccttttctctcccctctctcctgtcctccccccttttctctcccctctctcctgtcctcccccttttctctcccctctctcctgtcctcccccttttctctcccctctctcctgtcctcccccttttctctcccctctctcctgtcctcccccttttctctcccctctctcctgtcctcccccttttctctcccctctctcctgtcctcccccttttctctcccctctctcctgtcctcccccttttctctcccctctctcctgtcctccccccttttctctcccctctctcctgtcctcccccttttctctcccctctctcctgtcctcccccttttctctcccctctctcctgtcctcccccttttctctcccctctctcctgtcctcccccttttctctcccctctctcctgtcctcccccttttctctcccctctctcctgtcctcccccttttctctcccctctctcctgtcctcccccttttctctcccctctctcctgtcctcccccttttctctcccctctctcctgtcctcccccttttctctcccctctctcctgtcctcccccttttctctcccctctctcctgtcctcccccttttctctcccctctctcctgtcctcccccttttctctcccctctctcctgtcctcccccttttctctcccctctctcctgtcctcccccttttctctcccctctctcctgtcctcccccttttctctcccctctctcctgtcctcccccttttctctccctctcccctgtcctcccccttttctctcctctccccctccccttttctctctcctgtcctcccccttttctctcctctctcttccctttgtAGAGGTGATCCGCACCCGGCTACGAGAGGAGGGCAGCAGGTACCGCTCCTTCTTCCAGACATTACTGACAGTACCTAAGGAGGAGGGCTACCGCGCCCTGTACCGTGGTCTCACCACCCATCTGGTCCGCCAGATCCCCAACACCGCCATCATGATGTCCACCTATGAGATGGTGGTCTACCTGCTACAACGCTAGCCCCTCCCCTTCCTGTCTGGAGAGAAAGTAGGAAGTGACTGGCTTGGTTGGGCATTTCTAAGATGGACACCAAAGGAAAACTGATATGGACCAGAACCGAGAAGAAGAACAGGAGCCCCCTTCTCCCCAACCAACAACCCCACCCCCTAAGCCTACAGGCTGACCCTCAAGGGGGCTCTATGGTCTGGGGACAGAGAAAGGATGGGgtgggaggaggaaagagggacAGGGAGAAACAGTTGGGTCAGTCTTTTATAGAGCCTGTCAAACAGGAGATGTCTCTGAAGGAAAGACGGATATCATGTTGTGGCCTTTAAAGAGTTTTATGTTTGTTGCTGTGTCTTTGTAGAATGAAACCAATCTGCTTTAGCCTGTATCGGAAATGACAATCTGAAAGGGAATGCTTGAAAACAATCGATCAAAAACTGGTGTCATAATAACGCTATGAACATTACATAAAATTCTCCAGTAGATGCATTTGATTAAATTGGCGCTTTTTCACTAGGATTTAGCATGTAAGCTAATATTTGAAACAAGCTTTGCAGGCTGTTTCAGTAACTTCAACCCAACTTTGGTGGGtgtctttttttttattatttttttttttttcccagattaatttctcaagcaagaattttgctaggactgtttgTGTGGACGGGAAAACTAGCTGCTATTGGAAGagcggtttggaactctttcttattggtctattaactgatTTCAaagctccatcccaccaaaacaggctgaaatttcaagtctcttcaaacagctcttacactaaaagggcattatcatttttacaacttcacaatattattccaacctccaTAGTGTGTAAATGTGTATAAAACAAagtaaaatcatgtttttgactgcactgggcctttaaaaccATGTAACAATAAAGCAAACGCCAACATAGTGTCTTAAGGCGTTGGGCCACTACAAGCAACCAAAACCGCTTCAATGCGCTTTGGCATAGATTcaacaagtgtctggaactctattggtgGGATGCGACACCCTTCGttcatgagaaattccataatttggtgttttgttgatagtGGTGGAAAATGTGGTCTCGGCGTTGCTCCAGAATCTCCAGTAAGTCTTCAATCAGGTTGCGATCTGGTGACTAACCCCTCTATTTTCCTATGAAACCCCTCTTTTAAAGTCCCTGAGAAaaaactgggcatttttatacatgaccctaagcatgatgggatggtaattgcttaattaactcaagaaccacacctgtgtggaagcacctgctttcaatatactttgtatccctcatttacgcaAGTTTATTCTttcttttggcagttacctgtatatcaaAAGAGAATAGCAAGCAAACTATACATGCACTACAATGAGTTTGGCTTCAAGCATTCCCCTGAAGGTCAGAGTTTCCCATTATAGTCTGAAGCAATGCATATGGTGCACTGCTGCACAAGACTAGTGATCGCCAGTCACAACACATGCCTCACACTTAACCAGTGGTTTATTTGTTTTGAAAGCTGACTATCATTTCAGTGTTTTTGTATAATGGTATTGTTTCTCTGATACTAGTCATTGTGAAGGACCTAGTTGTCTCATGAATGACCCAGACTTCACTGCCCTAGAAGGGTACCAACATTTAGCAGGTTAGAGATCTATCTACCGGTGTGATGCCTCAACTTGATGATCATTTGTTAAGTGTTGAAGCCAGGTTGTGTCAATGTTTTTTTCATCACTACTCCCAACCTGTGTGTTCACAAGACTCGGACTGTGACCATAAGTGTGTGTCGATGTGCATTTGACTCCGtttgtgtatttttgtgtgtatTTACTTTACCTTTATtgagctaggcaagtcagttaagaacaaattcttattttcaatgacagactaggaacagtgggttaactacctgttcaggggcagaacgacagatttctaccttgtcagctcagggatttgaacttgcaacctttcggttactagtccaacgccactaggctaccctgccgccccaaggtGAGGTGAGAGCCAACATCCCTGATATCTGGTAGAGTTCCCTCCACTAAAAGTGAagcatgtatactgaacaaaaatataaatgcaacatgcaacaatttctaagatttctgtgcattcaaatgtcCATTGatcaaatgcaattgtgttcgttgacatcagcaaaccgctcgcccacacggcgccatacacgtggtctgcggttgtgaggatggttggacatactgctaaattctctaaaatgacggaggtggcttatggtagagaaattggcattaaattatctggcaacatgtggacattcctgcagtcaacatgccaattgcacactcctgcAAAatctgagacatctgtggcattgtgtttgataaaactgcacattttacagtggccttttattgtccccagcaaaaggtgcacctgtgtaatgatcatgctgtttaatcagcttcttgatatgccaaccctgtcaggtggatagattctCTTGTCTAAGGAGAAATGTtcaataacagggatgtaaacacatttgtgcacaacattttagagaaattagctttttgtgtatggaacatttctgggatcttttatttcagctaatgaaacatgggaccaacactttacatgttatatttttgctcagtgtagATCACTAAGGTTAGGAGCAAGGCCGAGCTACTGTACATTAGTGGTCCATCCCAGCTCCTACACCCGAGCCCTGCCTTACCAGTGGCTTCCAACTCAACATTTATGACCTTTTGGGTCTTGTACTTAACATTCTTGTGTGTGTGGGACATTTTAATATTGTATTATAAgaatagtgttactgtatatgcAAAAACTGTATTTTGCTCAACAGTTCCCATTGCAGATATTGTACAGTTGAGTACTTAATCTTGCAAAGGAttttcatttgtgtgtgtttatatagtacATGTATATGCATATCAACTATTGTGTATATTTTGCTTAGATCCATGTATTATTATACTGCAGTTCAGTTGCAAAGGATTTGTTTGACTGTTTGTGTACTACTGTCAAGATGTTTGAACCTGTCGCAACATGGTGGGTTGACATTGTTTATTTTGTTAAAGTTGTATATTATAATATTGTATTTAACTTTAAATCATGTAAGGCTTGATGCTGAAAGATGGTCTTTAATTTTATGGCATTCATAAAATAATTGGATTTGGTGTAAATTACCAATTTCTTTTTTACCCTGTTTGCTATCCATACTATCCTCCATATCTAGGATGTAGTCGCAGTCTACACACTTATCAGCTCTTAACATTATAGTCATTTAGTaaacacttatccagagcgatttacaggagcaatgcGGGTTAAGTGCCTTTGTTCCAAATTCTCAATCTGGCATTTCAATAAATACATAAGTAAAAAAACAGATGGAGCTCAGTCTTACTGAATATTTATATTATTGTAGTGTCAATATGACAAGATTGTTTTGGCATTCAAGCTGCCCTGAAGTAGTTTTAAACTGATTCTGGATTCCTGATTTAAATACTATTCGGCAGTGCAGAGGCTACATGGGATTATGATGCGTGTCATTTAGATGGATGTAAATATCCTTCTGTACATGGAAGCTTGGAAGCACAGTGTCTTTATCGACAATAATTGCTCATTTTCTCATGCCAATTTCAAGTATTTTCCTTTCCACTGAAATACTGTATTAAAACCGCAATGTGAATGAACATACTGGAGTTCTTTTCCCACAGACTACAGCGTAGCTGTTATCGTTACTGTCAGTGCCCTGATAGTCATACTGACTTGAATAACTAGTGTACAAAGGAATATCATTTCATTTTCACAAACAAACCAACCAACAACTGTTCCATGAACAATCAACTGACGTATTTTGTTGTAGAGCATAGACTTGCATATAAATGACTGCCTTGTTTT
Above is a window of Salmo salar chromosome ssa03, Ssal_v3.1, whole genome shotgun sequence DNA encoding:
- the LOC106599039 gene encoding solute carrier family 25 member 36-A; this encodes MSQRDTLVHLFAGGCGGTVGAILTCPLEVVKTRLQSSHVTFYISEVQLSTVNGASVARMAPPGPLHCLKLILEKEGPRSLFRGLGPNLVGVAPSRAIYFASYSTAKEKLSGVFEPDSTQVHMVSAGLAGFTAITATNPIWLIKTRLQLDARNCGERRMNAFECVRRVYQTEGWRGFYRGMSASYAGISETVIHFVIYESIKRKLMESRAQASMDQDEDESVRDASDFVGMMLAAATSKTCATSIAYPHEVIRTRLREEGSRYRSFFQTLLTVPKEEGYRALYRGLTTHLVRQIPNTAIMMSTYEMVVYLLQR